One Rhinolophus sinicus isolate RSC01 linkage group LG06, ASM3656204v1, whole genome shotgun sequence DNA window includes the following coding sequences:
- the LOC109436952 gene encoding olfactory receptor 51I1, translating to MLGLNGTQFQPDTLQLTGIPGMQMGQAWVALVFCILYLISIVGNLSILTLVVRETALHQPMYYFLSMLSLNDLGVSFSTLPTVLATFCFNYRHVGFNACLVQMFFIHTFSFMESGILLAMSFDRFVAICDPLHYATVLTNSRILAIGLGILAKSFATLFPFPFLVKRLPFCKGNVLHHSYCLHPDLMKVACGDIRINNIYGLFVVTFTYGIDSTFILLSYALILRTVLAIASRDQRLKALNTCISHICAVLAFYVPIIAVSMIHRFWKSTPPVVHVMMSNVYLFVPPMLNPIIYSVKTKEIRRGMLKVFYKSQS from the coding sequence ATGTTGGGTCTCAATGGCACTCAGTTCCAGCCAGACACACTCCAGCTGACAGGCATTCCTGGGATGCAGATGGGCCAAGCGTGGGTTGCCCTGGTTTTCTGCATCCTCTATCTGATCTCCATCGTAGGCAACCTCAGCATCCTCACTCTGGTGGTTCGGGAGACTGCTCTGCACCAGCCCATGTACTACTTCCTCTCTATGCTCTCTCTCAATGATCTGGGAGTGTCCTTCTCAACACTCCCCACTGTGCTTGCTACCTTCTGCTTCAACTACCGCCACGTTGGCTTCAATGCCTGCTTGGTTCAGATGTTCTTCATCCACACTTTCTCTTTTATGGAATCAGGCATACTCCTGGCCATGAGCTTTGATCGTTTTGTGGCTATTTGTGACCCACTACACTATGCCACTGTGCTCACCAACAGCCGCATCTTGGCTATAGGCCTGGGCATCCTTGCCAAGAGTTTCGccactctcttccctttcccctttctggTGAAACGACTGCCCTTCTGCAAGGGCAATGTTTTGCATCACTCCTACTGCCTCCATCCAGATCTTATGAAAGTGGCATGTGGAGACATCCGTATTAACAATATCTATGGGCTCTTTGTAGTTACTTTCACCTATGGCATAGATTCAACGTTCATCCTGCTGTCCTATGCGTTGATCCTGAGAACTGTGCTGGCCATTGCATCGCGGGATCAGCGACTCAAGGCACTTAACACCTGCATATCACACATCTGTGCAGTGCTGGCTTTTTATGTGCCCATAATTGCTGTCTCCATGATTCACCGCTTCTGGAAAAGTACCCCACCTGTTGTTCATGTCATGATGTCCAATGTCTACCTATTTGTACCCCCCATGCTCAACCCCATCATCTACAGTGTGAAGACAAAGGAGATACGCAGAGGGATGCTCAAAGTCTTCTATAAATCCCAGAGCTGA